One Succinispira mobilis DSM 6222 genomic window carries:
- a CDS encoding regulatory protein RecX — protein MTSKTAYAACLRKLNRRDYSYGELREFLLTQDLNSAEIEELLKDFLLNNYINDRRYAQSIYNGWLDGGLKGKIYLLLKLKKHKVAEEIVNEYTEADFQELELSRAKLLLEKYLKRTGTSFLENKMKIYNYLKNQGYSPRVINTALNECTNDFFE, from the coding sequence TTGACAAGTAAAACTGCGTATGCGGCCTGTTTAAGGAAGTTAAATCGACGTGATTATAGTTATGGAGAATTACGCGAATTTTTATTAACACAGGATCTGAATTCAGCTGAAATAGAAGAATTATTAAAAGATTTTTTGTTGAATAACTATATAAACGATCGACGCTATGCTCAAAGCATTTATAATGGTTGGTTAGACGGAGGGTTAAAAGGAAAAATATATTTGCTTTTAAAATTGAAAAAACACAAAGTTGCTGAAGAAATAGTAAATGAGTATACAGAAGCTGATTTTCAAGAACTAGAGTTATCAAGAGCTAAATTACTGCTAGAAAAATACTTAAAGCGTACGGGGACTAGTTTTCTTGAAAATAAAATGAAAATATATAATTATTTGAAAAACCAAGGATACTCGCCTAGAGTGATAAATACTGCACTTAATGAGTGTACAAATGACTTTTTCGAATAG
- the recA gene encoding recombinase RecA, translated as MSLDKKSLVDRDKAIELAIKSIEKDFGKGSIMRLGEASARMNIEVIPTGCLALDIALGVGGIPRGRIIEIYGPESSGKTTVALHMIAQAQKQGGLAAFIDAEHALDPEYARRLGVDIDNLLISQPDNGEQALEIVDALVSSGALDIIVIDSVAALVPRAEIAGEMGDSHVGLHARLMSQALRKLTGAISKQRTATVFINQIREKVGVMFGSPETTTGGRALKFYASVRLDVRKIDTIKANGDVVGNKTRIKVVKNKIAPPFKQAEFDIMYGQGISHESSLLDLATSMEIINKSGSWYSYNDIRMGQGRETSKEYLQSNLEIAKEIELKVRAQAASLSLNSILPLTESIENLEEDNLDEILQEKEIFIDK; from the coding sequence ATGAGTTTAGATAAAAAATCCTTAGTAGATAGAGATAAAGCTATTGAATTAGCAATAAAAAGCATAGAAAAAGATTTTGGTAAAGGTTCGATAATGCGTTTAGGCGAAGCTAGTGCGCGGATGAATATTGAAGTTATTCCCACAGGCTGTTTAGCTTTAGATATTGCCTTAGGCGTGGGCGGTATTCCTAGAGGCAGAATAATTGAGATTTATGGACCAGAATCATCTGGTAAAACTACTGTAGCTTTACATATGATTGCGCAAGCACAAAAACAAGGTGGCTTGGCGGCTTTTATTGATGCGGAACATGCTCTTGACCCAGAATATGCACGGCGTTTAGGTGTGGATATTGATAATTTACTGATTTCTCAGCCTGATAACGGTGAGCAAGCTTTAGAAATTGTAGATGCCTTGGTAAGCAGTGGAGCCTTAGATATTATCGTAATTGATTCTGTGGCAGCGCTTGTGCCTAGGGCAGAAATTGCCGGGGAAATGGGTGATTCGCATGTTGGACTGCATGCACGCTTAATGAGTCAAGCATTAAGAAAACTAACAGGGGCAATAAGTAAACAACGCACAGCTACTGTTTTCATTAACCAAATTCGGGAAAAAGTTGGGGTAATGTTCGGTAGCCCTGAGACCACTACCGGTGGTAGAGCACTTAAATTTTATGCGAGTGTCCGCTTAGATGTTCGTAAAATAGACACTATTAAAGCAAATGGTGATGTTGTTGGTAATAAAACTCGTATCAAGGTTGTTAAAAATAAAATTGCGCCTCCTTTTAAACAAGCTGAATTTGATATTATGTATGGACAAGGAATTTCTCATGAAAGTAGTTTATTAGATTTAGCTACGAGCATGGAAATTATAAACAAAAGTGGCTCTTGGTATTCATACAACGATATTCGGATGGGGCAGGGACGAGAAACTTCGAAAGAATATTTGCAAAGCAACCTAGAAATTGCTAAAGAAATAGAGCTGAAAGTAAGAGCTCAGGCGGCATCTTTGAGTTTAAATAGCATTTTGCCTTTAACGGAAAGTATAGAAAATTTGGAAGAAGATAATTTAGATGAGATTTTACAAGAAAAAGAAATCTTTATTGACAAGTAA